Genomic segment of Terriglobales bacterium:
GCGCTGGAAGTCGAGGGCGTGGTGCTGGCCATGTACGACGACCGCACCAACCTGGCGCAGCAGGTGACCAGCGAGCTGCGGAATTTCTTCGGACCGAAGCTGTGCTCGACCACGATTCCGCGGAACGTGCGACTGGCTGAGGCGCCCAGTTTCGGCAAGCCGGCGCTGCTTTACGATGTGCGGTCGCGCGGAGCCGAAAGCTACATAAGGCTAGCTAAAGAATTGATTACACAACACTTAGAGAGACAAGCCGCGCCTGATCCAGTGGCGGTTGCAAGCGCTCCGGCGCAAGGAGAAGCGCAATGATCACGGAGAAACGCAAGGCGCTGGGACGCGGACTGGAGTCGCTGCTGCCGTCGTCACAACCTGTCGCGGCGGTTGGGGTGGCGGCACCGGAACAGCAGGGTGACGGCGTGCGCGAAATTCCGCTGGAGCAGATCGAGCGCAATCCTTACCAGACCCGCAACCACACGCGTGAGGCGGCGCTCGACGAGCTGGCCGCGTCGATTGCGGCGTCGGGCGTGGTGCAGCCGATCGTGGTGCGGCGCGTGGAGGGCGGACGTTTTCAGATCATCGCCGGCGAGCGCCGCTGGCTGGCATCGGCGCGCGCAGGGAAGACGGCGATTCCGGCGATCGTGAAGCAGGTCTCGAACGAGCAGGCGCTGGAGATGACGATCATCGAAAACCTGCAACGCGAGGACCTGAACCCGATGGAGCACGCTCGCGCCTTCGAGCGGCTGAGCAACGAATTCGGCCTGACGCAGGAGGAGATGGCGCGGCGCACGGGCAAAGACCGGGCGTCGATCGGGAATTACATGCGGCTGCTGAAGCTGCCCGTTACCGTGCAGGTGGAGGTGGAGAGCGGCGCGCTCAGCTTCGGACACGCCAAGGTCCTGATGTCGGCGCCTGACGCTGAAACCATGGAGCGCCTGGCGGCGAAGGTGATCGTGGAAGGGCTTTCGGTGCGCGCGCTCGAAGAGCTGGTGTTCCGCATCGAGCATCCGGTGGAGAAGCAGAAGAAAGAACGCGCGGTGGATCCCAATGTCCGGCAGGCGGAGCGCGACATGCAGGCGTCGCTGGGGATGAAGGTGCGGATTGTTGATCGCAAAGGCCGCGGAAAGATCGTGATCGAGTACGGGTCGCTGGACGATTTCGATCGGGTGGTAACGGCGCTGGCAGGGAAGTAAGCAGGATTCACCGCAGAAACCCGTAGGCAAGGAATTCGTAAGCGGCGCATCAGCGCCGCCTTTTTATGCGGGACCCACCTCATCCCTGATAGGGGAAGGGTGACTTTTTCGGCGCGCTCGGTGGCTTCGCCGGGCAAGAGCCTTCTTGAAATTGAAATTCATTTTCAATTAAAAACCGGGCCGGCGCACGGTCCACGGGCTGGACGGCTGGTTTTTTGCATTGGCCTGTGATTTCCCGGCCGCGACCGGCACGGGCAGGAATTACTTTTTCTTCCCCAGGAGCCTAATTCTGGCGGTCACGCGGCGGCGCTCGAAGCCGCTGAAGGTGAGGAATTCCGGCGAGTCAACGTCATTGTTGACCACGCTCGGATTGGAGTGCGCCGTCACGTTCTCGATGACGCCGCGCAGCGCGAGCTGGTAGTCGCCAAAGCGGAACCGCCACTCCAGCCCGGGATTGATGGAAAGGAAATCGGGAAAGCGCGCCGCGTTGGGGGTACCCACGATCCGTTGGTCCTGGTTCAGGATGGAAAAAGGCAGGCCGTCTCTCCACTCCATGGAGTAAACGAAATCGAGGCGCTTCAGCTTAGGCAGCGGCAGCCATCCCCAGGTGATGAAGCGGTTGGGTGTGTCCCAGGGCAGCGGGCCGCCTGCCTGCGGGCTGAAGACCGGGTTGGTCAGGGTGTAGTCCACTACCGCGTTGGAGCGCGCCGAAGAGCGCGTGTACGCGCCAAACAGCGCGTAGTTTCCCGTAAAAACCTTGCGCGCCGAGATTGTGACCGCATCGTAGTGGTCGCGGCGGTCGTTGGTGAGCGCGTAGTTTCCCGCCAGCACCGTGGCGGGGTTCGTGTTGAGGAACGTGAAGCCGTCTTTGCCGCGCTTCCGGATGAACTCGACGCTGGCATAGACCTTCGCCGGCAGCTTTCGCTCCACGCCGATGCTCCAGTTCAGGAAACGCGGCGCCTGCAGCGCAGCCTGGTCAACGCTGAACGTCGTTTTCAGCGGCGGCCCGAGGGGCGTTGTGCCGTCGGCCGCGAAGTACGTGTCGAGGCGCGGGCCGGTAAGCGCGCGGGCGAGGAAGTCGAGGTGGGTGCGGTCGTAATAGAGCCCGACGCCGGCTGAGATTTTGGTGTCGCTGTTGAGCAGATACGTGCTGGCAAGGCGCGGGGAGAAGAGCGAGCGGCGGACGATCTGGTCCCAGTCAAATCGCAGGCCGAGTTCCAGCAGCAGATGTTCGGCGGGCGACCAGCGGTCCTGAGCGTACGCGCCGGTTTCGAAATTGTTTCTCTCGAATGCGGCGGTTGGCAGGAACTGGCTCGTTCGCGACAGCGTGCCGTCCTCCCGGAAGACAAAGATGGGCCGGCGCGCGAACTCCTGGTCGAACTTGATGTGATCGGCGCTGAGGCCGAAGACGAAGTCGTGCCGGCCCGCCGCGTGGAATGACGGGAGGTAGAGCTTGCCGAAGGCCTCCACGCGGCGCGAGTGTCCGCTGGAGCGCTCGAAGTAGTTCCCCGAGTTGCCGTTCGGATGGACCTCGTAGGGCTTGTCGCCGAAGGGAATGAAGCTGTCGCGAAAGCGGACGGCGGCGACGCCGGCTTCAAGCAGCATGCCGTTGGAGAAGTACTGCTGGTCCTTGATGCCGGCCAGATACGCGGTCTGATTGCGGATCAGCGTCGTTTCGAGTGGATTGAAGACGGAGAGGCCCTCACCTTCGGAGTGGTAGCCGTTCAGCAGCAGGCTGGAGGTGAGGATGTTTCCCGGCCTTAGATTGATCTGCGCTTTTGCCAGATTGCTTCCGCGCCAGACCGGCGCGCGGTCAGCCCCGTCGGGCAATTCGCGAACGATGTTGCTGTCGTACTCGGCGTCGAGCGCGTCGAAGAACCACGCCCGGCCCTTCCTGATCGGGCCTGAGAACGTGAAGCGCGGCACCCACTTGTCGAAATTGATGCCCTTCTTGCTGGTCCAGGAAGGCGGGAAGTTGGTGGCGGTGAAGCGGAAGTTGTCGGCGCCCATGCCGGTGTTCAGCGCGACGACGCCGCCGCTGGCCTTGCCGTACTCGGCGGAGTAGCGGCTCGACTGCACATTGACTTCGCGGACGCCGTCGGCGCTGACGCGCATGGCGAGCAGCCCGCTCACCGGCGAGCGGATGTCAAAACCATCCAGCAGATCGAGCGTCTGGTAGCTCTCGGCGCCGGCCACGTGCACCTGCCCGGTCGGGTCCTGGACCACGCCGGGGACAAAGGGGAGCAGGTTGCGGATGTCGCGCGAGCTGGGATACGGAATGTTGACGATCTCGGGCGTGCCAAGGTTCGTTTCCTGCCCGGTCTGCTCCGCATCGATGGCGGGCGGCGACTCCACCACGTTCACCACTTCGCGCGCTTCCATCTGGTGCGCCAGCACGAGGTCCACATCGCGCGTGCCCTGGGCGCGCAGCTCGCCGGCATCCAGTTCGTAGAAGCCGGTCTTCTGCACGTGGATCTGGTAGTCGCCGGGCGGCAGGGCGTAGAACAGGCAGCGACCGGAGTGGTCGGTGTGGGCCGCCAGGCGTAAGGAATTCGCCGCGGGGTTTGCCGCGGCCTTCGCCGCGGTCAGGGTAACGATGGCGTCGGGCACCGCCCTGCCGTTCTCATCGGCAATCGTTACGCGAAATGAACTCTGCGGCAGCCGTGGCGGTTCGTTGTTGCGCGGCCGGGCCTGGGCGATGGCAGTGCCGGGCAGCAACATCACGGCGAGAACGATCCTCAGGTTTGCGCACTGCATGTGTACTCGGCGCCTCGGATGAGGCGCGGTCTGTAAGATGCTAAAGCGAATCGGGCGTGCAGCCACGCCGGGAAGATGCGGCGGTGGAGCGCGGTGATATCCTCACGCGCCATGGAAGCCAAAGGCCTGACGCCCATTCTCAACGTCTCCGATATCGCCGCCAGCTTCGCCTGGTTCGAAAAATGGGGCTGGAAAAGGTGCTGGGACTGGGGCACACCGCCAAGTTTTGGCGCGGTCGGCTCCGGCAAGTGCGAGATTTTTCTGTGCCAGGGCGCGCAGGGCGGCCGCGGCCGCGGGGCCAACACCACCACGTTCCAAACGGAAGACGACGAACGCGGCGACAAGGGGGTGTGGATGTCGGTCTGGGTGGACGACGTGGATGCGGCGTACCGTGAGTGCACTGCCGCGGGAATTGAGGTTACCTTCCCGCCCCGCGACATGCCCTGGAACGTGCGCGAAATGCACGTGCGGCATCCCGACGGGCACGTGTTCCGCGTGAGCAAGGGGCTCGAGGAGGAGTAGGCCGGGCCGCGTGTTCACTGCCTGGTTAACGTGCTACCGAGCATGTCCCGGAGTAATCGCGGCGGAATGTTCACGGCCCAGCTCTGGCAATGGAAATTCTGCGCGAGTCCCCGGTCGGGCGACCTTGGGCATCTGTTGGGCGGGAGGGCGCTGACGGAAAATCTTGCTCATGGCGCGACGAGTCCATGAGCGAGTTCGTCCCGTGTGCCTGGCGCTGATGCTGGTGGCAGCTTCGGCCGCGTGGGCCGCCGAAGCCGCGCTGGAGACGCTGCCGGCTGCGCCGGAGATAGCCTCCGTGCGCTGGACGGCGGAGCGGTCAAGCGCGCTGATACCGGCGCCGGCGCAGAGTTCGGCGTCTGTGCGCTTCAACCTGGTTTCTTCGCCGATGCGCGACAGCTCAGGTTCGGCAGCCACTATGTATGCGCCGGCCGCGACGGTGCTTTCGGCGCGCGTTGGCCCCGGGCAGCGTCCGCCTTCCGGAATGGATCCGCTGGTTGAGCTGCACTGGCGGCTGGGCGAGCGGCGCAGCGCCGTTCCCGTGCTGGAAGTGGGCGGGTGCGACCTGGTGTCGCCCGAGCAGGTGCGGGCGTTGCGTGCGGGAGCCGCGGACGCGCGAGGCGTGGGCACTCGCTCGCGGCGCGCAGTTGCGGCCGCCATCGTGGGATTCCTCAAGACCGGCTGCCAATAGCGGCGGCGTGCCATACTGGAGGCATGCGTCCGCCATCACCGGCAGCTCCGGCGCCCACGTCCGTGAAGGTCCACATGACGGCCGGTACAGGAGTGGACATCGTTTGGAGCGACGGCCACACCAGCCATTACAGCTTCCAGTTTTTGCGTGATGCGTGTCCCTGCGCGCTCTGCGACGAGGAGCGCGCCACCCAGGGGCGCCAGCCGGGACAGCCGCCGGCGACGCCGGCGGGCGCTCTGCCCATGTTTCGGCAGCCGGCGAAACCCACGCAGGCCGAGCAGGTCGGCAAGTACGCGCTCCGCTTCACCTGGAGCGACGGGCACCTGCACGGGATCTACTCGTGGGATTTTCTGCGGGATGTGTGCCCGTGCGAGGAGTGCAAGGGAAAAAGGGCGGAAGGTTTGCGGACGCAGAGTTAACGCCGGTTTGCCTGCAGGGCATTCTCAAGCAGCAGGCGAATTCGATCCGCGTCGGCTTGGTTGATTTACTTTCAGCGACATGTTGTCTCGTTACCCGCCGGGAAACGTTTGTATGCCCGCGCGAATCGTTTTCAAAACGCCGTCCTGCGTCAACACTGGGAAGAATTAGAATGAGGGGTAGTGCCCCTTCTTGACCAACTCAATCCTCAACAGCGTGAAGCGGTGGAGCACGTTTCCGGGCCGGTGCTCATCCTGGCGGGGGCGGGCAGCGGGAAGACGCGCGTCATTACGTATCGGATCGCGTACCTGATCGAGGAGATGGGCGTTTCGCCCGACGCGATCCTGGCCGTCACCTTCACCAACAAGGCCGCCGCCGAGATGGGCGAGCGGGTGCAGCAGATCACCGGCGCGCGGACGGTGGCGCAGCCGTGGATTTCGACGTTCCATTCATTCTGCGTGCGCGTGCTGCGGCGCGACATCGAAGCCCTGAATCCGCCGGGGCTCAAGGGCGCGGGCTACCAGAAAGACTTCGCCATCTACGACGAGGGCGATCAGCAAAGCGTGGTGAAGGCCGCCATCCGGCGGCTGGGGCTCGACGACAAGCAGCTCACGCCGCGCGCGGTGCTCTCGAAGATTTCTTGGGCGAAGAACCACATGCTCGATCCGCAGGAGCTCTACCTGCAGTCGGCCGATCCGAAGAACGAGCAGGTGGCGCACGTCTACGAGATTTATCGCCAGGAATTGCGCAAGGCCAACGCGCTCGATTTCGACGACCTGCTGCTGGAGACGGTGCGGCTGCTGAAGACGGCGGCCGATGTCCGCGAGAAATATGCGCGGCGGTTCGAGCACATCCTGGTGGACGAATACCAGGACACGAACCGGCCGCAGTACGAGCTGATGCGGCAGCTCGCCTCGGTGCACCACAACGTGTGCGCGGTGGGCGACGAGGACCAGAGCATCTACTCGTGGCGCGGGGCGGACATTCGCAACATTCTGGAGTTCGAGCGCGACTTCCCCAACGCGCGCATCGTGCGCCTGGAGCAGAACTATCGCTCGACGCAGAACATTCTCCAGGCGGCGAGCGCGGTGGTGAGCAACAACCTGAAGCGCAAAGGCAAGAACCTGTGGACGTCGCGCAAGGGCGGCGCGCGCGTGGGTTTTTACGAAGCGCCCGACGGCGAGAACGAGGCGCTGTTCATCGCCGACATGGTGAATGCCTACGTGCAAAAAAGCGCCGCCGAGCGCGACTCCAAGCATGCGCCGCGCGCGGCGGTGCTCTATCGCACGAACTCGCAGTCGCGATTGTTCGAAGAGGCGATGCGGCGTTACCAGCTCAAGTATCACGTCGTTGGCGGTTTCTCGTTTTACGAGCGCGCCGAGATCAAGGACATGACCAGCTATCTGAAGCTGGCGCTAAACCCGCGCGACGACATTGCCTACAAGCGCGTGGTGAACACGCCGCCGCGCGGCCTCGGCAAGGGCACGCTGGAGACGCTGGAGCGCCTGGCGCTGGAGACGGGCATCTCGCTGTGGCAGGCGATGGAAGAGGCAATCGAGCGCAAGCTGCTGCCGCCGCGCGCGCTGGCCGCGCTGGTGAGCTTTCGCGATTTGGTCCTCGACGCGCGGGCGATGCTGGGCGGTGAGTATGCGCAGCGGCTGGTGTTGAACGCTGCGGAACCATTGCGCGGAAACGCGGAGGCGCGGAGCGAACCGGAGTTAGAAACCGCAGCGGATGAGGAAATTCAGTTTCCGTTCGGGGCGATGGTGAAGGAGACAGATTCGGGTGATGCGGAGGCGCTGCCAACAACGTCTCCACCAGAGAGCGAGGCCGGCGACCAACGACCGCAGACCGACGCCGGCCCAGCGGCGTCTACAGCTGAAATTCTGAAGTTCCTGCTCGATCGCACGGCTTACATCAAGACGCTCGAAGAAGAGGACACGCCGGAAGCGTGGGCGCGCATCGAGAACCTGCGCGAGTTGGTGAACGCGGCGATGGATTCGCGCGACCGCGGCGAAACGCTGGCCGAGTTTCTCGATCATGCGGCGCTGGTGAGCGAGGCCGACCAGTACGACGCGCGCGCCGGAATCACCCTGATGACGCTGCACGCCGCCAAGGGGCTGGAGTTTCCGCTGGTGTTTCTCGCCGGCATGGAGGAGGGCCTGTTCCCGCACTCGCGAACGCTGAATTCGCCCGACGACATTGAAGAAGAGCGGCGGCTGGCATACGTCGGCATGACGCGGGCGATGGACACGCTCATCCTCACGCGCGCGCGCTTCCGGCGGCGCTACGGATCCGATCTGCCAGAGGCGAGCGTGCCGTCGCGATTCCTGGAGGAAGTTCCGCAGCAGTTGCTGGAAGACCTGGGCTCGCCGCGAGGACGCGGCGCGCCGGCGATCCCGGCGGATTACCGGCAGCGCTATGGGCGGCCGGGTTACGGATCGGCGACGGCGCCGGACTTTGGCGACACGCACTACGACTACGAGAACGAAGACCAGAGCCGCCCGGCCGGGGGCGGCCGGGCTCCATCGAACCGGGGAAGGGTCGCGGCCAAGAAGCATGCCGGCCCCGCCTACAACTCGATCGAGAACATCGCCGAGTTCTTTGCCTCGCGCGGCAAGAAGTTCAAGTTGCCCAGCGTGCCCGTGGCCGAGCCGAGCGGCAAACGCGGTTTCAGGCCGGGGCAGAAGGTGCGGCATCCCAAGTACGGCGAGGGCACGGTGTACAAGCGCGAAGGCGAAGGCGAAGAGGCGAAGATCACGGTGCAGTTCCCGCGGTTTGGGTTGAAGAAGCTGGTGGAGAAGTACGCGCAGTTGGAGCGGGTGTAGGAGCCGAGGCAGTCAACGCAGAGGACGCAGAGATGGCGGAGGACCAAGTTCTTGTTTCTCCGCGCTCTGCGACCTCTGCGGTGAAGTTTTTATTGCGCCGTCACCACCGGCAGCTCCACGAAACTTGCCTGCCCGGGCGCGTGGTAGATGCGTTGCGTCGCCTTCTTGTAGTCCTCCGGCCTGGCCCAGAAGATGCTCGGCACGAATGTTTGCGGGTTGCGGTCGTAGAGCGGAAACCAACTGGACTGCACCTGGACCATGATGCGATGTCCGGGCAGGAAGACGTGGTTCGCCGTGGGCAGGATGAATTTGTAGAGCAGCGGCTCGCCGGCGGCGATGGGCTTGGCGGTCTGGAAGCTTTCGCGGTAGCGTCCGCGGAAGGCGTCGGCTGAGATCATGAGCTGGTAGCCGCCCATTTGCGGGTCGCCGGCGACCTCGTCAGGATAGACGTCGATCACCTTGACGATCCAATCGGAGTCGGTGCCGCTGGTGGAGGCGACCAGGTTCACGGTCGGCATGCCGCTGATCTTCAGCGGCGACGTGAGCACGTCGGATGTGAACACGGCAACGTCGGTGCGGCCGGAGAACTCGCGCTGATCGTCGGCGAGCCAGAGCTTCCATCCCTTGCCATTGCTGGCGTAAGTGGAATCGATTGGCCGCGAGCGGAAGGGAACGGGCTTGGCGGGATCGGAGACGTATTCGGTGAACGCCGCGCCGCCCTGCGTGGGAGCGGCGAACCCGGCCTTGCCGCCGGCGCCCAGGTAGAACGGCGTCGGCTTCACCGTACAGGCAGTCGCACATCCGGCGGGCCAGGCGGGCAGGCGGAGCCAGGTGTTCGTTCCAGTTTCAAACGCGGTGACGGGCGCAATGTCCATGCGGGGCGCGCCGTCTTGCAGGAAGTGATCGAGGAACGGGCGCAGGACTTCGCGGCGGAACCAGAGCGCGGTGTCGCTCTCAAATTTGACGGCGCCGAGCGAGCTGCCTTCCAGGATTTCCTGCCCGTGGTGCCACGGACCCATGACGAGAAAAACCTTGTCGTTGGCGGTATCTTTGGGCTTGATGGCGCGATAGACGGCGGGGGCGCCGTAGATGTCTTCCTGGTCCCACAGGCTGTGGACGAGCAGGACGGGCACTTTCAGCGGCTGCGCGGCGAGGATTTTGTCCACCGCCTGGTCGCGCCAGAAGGCGTCGTAGCTGGGATGCTCGAGGATCTTGCGCCAGAAGCCCACCTGCTCGAGGCCGTGGCGGCGGCCGAGTTCGCCGGCGGAGCCTGCGGCGAGGAACTCGTCGTACATGTCGTAATGGCTGGTCCACCACTTGGCTTCGTTGTCGCGCGTGGCCTGCTGCTCGTAGATGTAAGCCATGCCCTGCTCGCGGAAGGCGCCGTTGTGGAACCAGTCGTCGCCCATCCAGCCGTCGACCATCGGGTTCATTGGCACCGACACCTTGAGCGCGGGATGCGGATTCACCAGCGCCATGAGCGGCAGGAAGCCGTCGTAGGAAATGCCGAGCACGCCGACGTTGCCATTGGTTTCCGGGACGTTCTTCACCAGCCAGTCGATGGTGTCGTAGGTGTCGGTGGCGTGGTCCACGGGCGTGGGGTTCTGCGGGCCGTGGAGCGGGCGGTTCATCACGTAGTCGCCTTCCGAGCCGTACTTGCCGCGAATGTCCTGCACCACGCGGATGTATCCGCCGCCGACGATCACGTCGGTGGCGTTGTCGTAGCCGTAGAGCGCGGGGCCCAGGTGCGCGCTTTCGAGGTGCGAGGTGAGTTCGCGCGCGTTGTAGGGCGTGCGCGTGAGCAGGATGGGCGCGCGCCTGGCGCCCTTGGGGACGAGGATCACCGTGCGCAGCTTCACGCCGTCGCGCATGGGGATCATGGCCTCACGGCGCTCGTAGTCGAAGTAGTCATACTTCCGCACCAGGTTGGCGGGCGTCTCGCTGGGGTAGTTGGGATACTGCGGCGCCGGCGCCGGCTCCTGCGCCAGAGACGCGGTTGTGATAAGGAAGAGCGTACAAATCCGAAGGCACAGCTTCGTGTGGGAGAACATGGGCGGGGATTTTAACGCAGCCGCGGATGTGTCGAGCATGACAGCGGCGCCCGCCGCCCGATTTCGCAATCTCGATGGGTTGCGCGGGATCGCCGTGCTGCTGGTGGTCCTGTACCACGCGCCGGCCAGGCCATGGCTGTTCGAGTACGGCGGCTGGACAGGGGTTGACCTGTTCTTCGTCCTCAGCGGCTTTCTGGTTTCAGGGCTGCTCTTCCGCGAGCACCTACGCTACGGCAGCATCCATCCGGGGCGGTTTCTCATCCGGCGCGGATTGAAGATCTATCCGGCTTTTTACTTTTTCCTCGCAGCGTTCGTGTTCGAGCAGGTGTGGCTGGCGCACCGTCGCTTGCCAACCGCGGGAATGGTGGGTGAGGCGCTGTTCGTGCAAAGCTACGGCCACAGCCTGTGGGCGCATACGTGGTCGCTCGCCGTAGAGGAGCACTTTTACTTCACGCTGGCGCTGGGGCTCTTCCTGGCGTCGCGGGCCGGGCGCGCGCAGGGCTTTGCGCCGGTGGCCTGGGTGTGTGTGGCGATCATCGTGATTTCGCCGGCGCTGCGCCTGCTCGGCACACTTGGCCTGTTCCCCGGCAAAGATGTGGGGCACATGACCCACTACCGGCTCGACGCGCTCTCGTGCGGTGTCCTGGTTTCCTACATGTATCACTTCCGGCGCGAGTGGCTGGAATGCAGGGTTGCCCGCGCTGCCCCGGCGCTGCCGTTGGTTGCGGTGGCGCTTGTCGGACTTGGGCTGCCGTATGGCTTGCGGAACACAGCCGGACTTTCGTTGATCAGCTTTGGATACGCCACATTGCTGGTTGCAACCCTGTTTCCCGCGGCGGCGCCCGCGGGAATGGCGCGCCTGGCCGGCGCGCTGTCGTCGCCGCTGGCCTGGATCGGACCGTATACGTATTCCATCTACTTGTGGCACTTGCCGGCGACCCGGCTGGTTGGACGCCTGGTTCCCGGCGCGCACGGCTGGATGCAGACGGTGGCCGCGATCGCCGCCAGTGTGGCCGTGGGATGCGCCGCGGCGGCGCTGATCGAGTACCCCGTGCTGCGGCTGCGCGACCGCCTCTTCCCAAGCCGTTCCGGGCGCCTGGCGGTCAGACCGGTCCAGCGTGGCGTGACAGCGGCGGGACACTAGTCCGCCGCTCGCGGGCCTGCACGCCGATTACGGTACAATTCTGAAGTTCCAGCACTGCACTCATACATATAAGGAGAGAGGCCCTTCGGGGCTGACTGAGGAGCTTGATGGCGAACACATCTGCAATGAACCGGGAAGACCGCAAGAAGGCCAAGCGCGCCGCGCGTAAGAAGCGCAAGGCGGAGAATCCGTTGAAGCCGCGCGAGTACGCGCGCGGTTCGCAGAAGCGCAAAGTGAAGAAGATGGTCCGGGGCCAGAGCAAGCGAACGTAATGACATCCACCACAGAGGCACAGAGACCCAGAGAGATGCGGCAAGTCCTCTGTGACTCCGCGCCTCTGTGGTAGGTTTTGGAGAATCATCTGCCCAGCCAGATCTTCGCCCGCAAATCCATTGACAAACTGATCTCCGACTCCGAGGAGCCGGAGCACAAGCTGCGCAAGACGCTCGGGCCGTGGTCGCTGACGGCGCTGGGCATTGGCGCGGTGATCGGTTCGGGCATCTTCACCGTGATCGGCACGGCGATTGCCGGGCAGAAGTTTGAAGCCGAGAGCGTGCTGCACGCGCCGCTGCTCGAGTACCTGATCCACCACTCGCCGACATTTGGACGTCCGGGCGCCGGGCCGGCCATTGCGCTCTCGTTCGTGCTGGTTGCGATTGTCTGCGCGTTCGCGGCGCTGTGCTACGCGGAACTGGCGTCCATGATTCCGATCGCCGGCTCGGCGTACACCTACACCTACGCGACGATGGGCGAGCTGATCGCGTGGGTGATCGGATGGGACCTCATCCTGGAATACGCCGTCAGCAACATGGCGGTGAGCGTGGGCTTCTCCGAGCACCTGGTGAACCTGCTCGACTTCTTCGGTATTCACCTGCCCAACGCGTGGATGTTCCCCGCGTATCTCCCGTCGGGCAGCATGGTGTTTCCGCCGGGCTGGCACTTCGGATTCAACGTGCCGGCCTTCATCGTGGTGATGATTCTCACGGTGGTGCTGGTGCGCGGCATCCGCGAGTCGGCCGAGACGAACAACGTGATGGTGCTGCTGAAGATCGCCGCCATCATGGTGTTCGTCGGCTTCACCGCCTACCTCATCAATCCGGAGAACTATCACCCCTTCATGCCGAACGGATGGGGCGGCGTGCTCACCGGCGGCGCGATCATCTTCTTCACCTATATCGGGTTCGATTCGGTCTCCACCGCCGCCGAAGAAGCGAAGAACCCGCAGCGCGACGTGCCGTTCGGCATCATCGCCACGCTGCTCATCTGCACCGCGCTCTACGTCGCGGTGGTGGTGGTCTATTGCGGCGTGGAGCTGTGGAACAGCGACATCACCAACAGCGCGGCGCCGGTGGTGAACCTGCTGCGCAAGCTGGGCAAGCCGTGGGTGCGCATCACCGTGCTGGCGGGCGCGATGCTGGGCATGATTTCGTCGCTGCTGGTGTTCCAGCTCGGGCAGGCGCGCGTGTGGTTTGCCATGTCGCGCGATGGCCTGCTGCCGCGGCTGTTCAGCCACGTGCATCCCAGGTTTCGCACGCCGGATACG
This window contains:
- a CDS encoding bleomycin resistance family protein, producing MEAKGLTPILNVSDIAASFAWFEKWGWKRCWDWGTPPSFGAVGSGKCEIFLCQGAQGGRGRGANTTTFQTEDDERGDKGVWMSVWVDDVDAAYRECTAAGIEVTFPPRDMPWNVREMHVRHPDGHVFRVSKGLEEE
- a CDS encoding ParB/RepB/Spo0J family partition protein, with the protein product MITEKRKALGRGLESLLPSSQPVAAVGVAAPEQQGDGVREIPLEQIERNPYQTRNHTREAALDELAASIAASGVVQPIVVRRVEGGRFQIIAGERRWLASARAGKTAIPAIVKQVSNEQALEMTIIENLQREDLNPMEHARAFERLSNEFGLTQEEMARRTGKDRASIGNYMRLLKLPVTVQVEVESGALSFGHAKVLMSAPDAETMERLAAKVIVEGLSVRALEELVFRIEHPVEKQKKERAVDPNVRQAERDMQASLGMKVRIVDRKGRGKIVIEYGSLDDFDRVVTALAGK
- a CDS encoding TonB-dependent receptor; translated protein: MQCANLRIVLAVMLLPGTAIAQARPRNNEPPRLPQSSFRVTIADENGRAVPDAIVTLTAAKAAANPAANSLRLAAHTDHSGRCLFYALPPGDYQIHVQKTGFYELDAGELRAQGTRDVDLVLAHQMEAREVVNVVESPPAIDAEQTGQETNLGTPEIVNIPYPSSRDIRNLLPFVPGVVQDPTGQVHVAGAESYQTLDLLDGFDIRSPVSGLLAMRVSADGVREVNVQSSRYSAEYGKASGGVVALNTGMGADNFRFTATNFPPSWTSKKGINFDKWVPRFTFSGPIRKGRAWFFDALDAEYDSNIVRELPDGADRAPVWRGSNLAKAQINLRPGNILTSSLLLNGYHSEGEGLSVFNPLETTLIRNQTAYLAGIKDQQYFSNGMLLEAGVAAVRFRDSFIPFGDKPYEVHPNGNSGNYFERSSGHSRRVEAFGKLYLPSFHAAGRHDFVFGLSADHIKFDQEFARRPIFVFREDGTLSRTSQFLPTAAFERNNFETGAYAQDRWSPAEHLLLELGLRFDWDQIVRRSLFSPRLASTYLLNSDTKISAGVGLYYDRTHLDFLARALTGPRLDTYFAADGTTPLGPPLKTTFSVDQAALQAPRFLNWSIGVERKLPAKVYASVEFIRKRGKDGFTFLNTNPATVLAGNYALTNDRRDHYDAVTISARKVFTGNYALFGAYTRSSARSNAVVDYTLTNPVFSPQAGGPLPWDTPNRFITWGWLPLPKLKRLDFVYSMEWRDGLPFSILNQDQRIVGTPNAARFPDFLSINPGLEWRFRFGDYQLALRGVIENVTAHSNPSVVNNDVDSPEFLTFSGFERRRVTARIRLLGKKK
- a CDS encoding DUF971 domain-containing protein, yielding MRPPSPAAPAPTSVKVHMTAGTGVDIVWSDGHTSHYSFQFLRDACPCALCDEERATQGRQPGQPPATPAGALPMFRQPAKPTQAEQVGKYALRFTWSDGHLHGIYSWDFLRDVCPCEECKGKRAEGLRTQS
- a CDS encoding UvrD-helicase domain-containing protein, which codes for MPLLDQLNPQQREAVEHVSGPVLILAGAGSGKTRVITYRIAYLIEEMGVSPDAILAVTFTNKAAAEMGERVQQITGARTVAQPWISTFHSFCVRVLRRDIEALNPPGLKGAGYQKDFAIYDEGDQQSVVKAAIRRLGLDDKQLTPRAVLSKISWAKNHMLDPQELYLQSADPKNEQVAHVYEIYRQELRKANALDFDDLLLETVRLLKTAADVREKYARRFEHILVDEYQDTNRPQYELMRQLASVHHNVCAVGDEDQSIYSWRGADIRNILEFERDFPNARIVRLEQNYRSTQNILQAASAVVSNNLKRKGKNLWTSRKGGARVGFYEAPDGENEALFIADMVNAYVQKSAAERDSKHAPRAAVLYRTNSQSRLFEEAMRRYQLKYHVVGGFSFYERAEIKDMTSYLKLALNPRDDIAYKRVVNTPPRGLGKGTLETLERLALETGISLWQAMEEAIERKLLPPRALAALVSFRDLVLDARAMLGGEYAQRLVLNAAEPLRGNAEARSEPELETAADEEIQFPFGAMVKETDSGDAEALPTTSPPESEAGDQRPQTDAGPAASTAEILKFLLDRTAYIKTLEEEDTPEAWARIENLRELVNAAMDSRDRGETLAEFLDHAALVSEADQYDARAGITLMTLHAAKGLEFPLVFLAGMEEGLFPHSRTLNSPDDIEEERRLAYVGMTRAMDTLILTRARFRRRYGSDLPEASVPSRFLEEVPQQLLEDLGSPRGRGAPAIPADYRQRYGRPGYGSATAPDFGDTHYDYENEDQSRPAGGGRAPSNRGRVAAKKHAGPAYNSIENIAEFFASRGKKFKLPSVPVAEPSGKRGFRPGQKVRHPKYGEGTVYKREGEGEEAKITVQFPRFGLKKLVEKYAQLERV